The DNA sequence tgctgacagtgtggagtctgcttgggatcctctctctccttctctctctgcccctcccctgttccctctctctttctctcaaaataaataaataaacttgaaaaacaaaaaacaaaacaaaacgaaacttGTCCTCCCAAACGTGGAAGGTAGTAAATATACTTTGGGGACTTGCCTGTCGTCCCTGGGCTACAAAAAGCGGGCTGTCAACCTAAAAATAAGGGCGTACACGTACATGACAAGGCTTCCCGCACCCCGGAAGGCTGGTTCAGGCTCTGCCTAGGGGTCCCCGATATGTCCGCACCCACCACACCTGCCAAGTTGGGCCAGAGATTCAAACACCCACCATACTATGCACACAGCACCGGGCAAACAGGCCTCTCTCCCAGCACCTGTCATGCGGcactataaaaatgtaattgtaaTTAAGTAATTATGTGTGTAATTACCCATTTACTATCCGTCTCCGCTACTGGAATGCCAGCTCCAAGGTGGCAGGATTTCTGTCTGTCTCGTCtggtgcctggcccagagcaggtgctcagaaactacttgctgaataaatgaatgaatgaatggatggctgAACGAACGAATGACAGAGGCAGGGCATGAACTCAGATCTCTTACTCCAAGCCTCGTGATCATAAGTGTCACTCCACTGTCCTCCTAAGCAAGACTGGCATTTCCTTATCTGCGTGCAGCTCTGTCTCAAAcaatcttagttttttttttaatacttttttttgcTGATTATAAATATTCAGTGGAGAAATCCACTGAAGAAGTTAGAAACTCCTGAAAACTACCAAGACAGAAAAGCTACCTGTGATTTTATCATTGAGAAACACTTACTATTGGTGTCTTGATATTTGGCTTTccgctatatatttttttaacataaatacacAATCATTGGGGTTGGGTCTGCAGGGGGtatgtgtgcgcgtgtgtgcgtgcttgcgcgtgtggttttttttatttttttaagtttcgagagagagagtgcaagcaggcgaggggcagggagaagagagagggagagaatcccaagcagggtccgcgctgtcagcacagagcccggcgcagggcttgaactcacgaaccgtgagatcttgacctgaaccgcaatcaagagtcggacgcttaaaccgctgagccatccaggtaccccatgtGTGTATTCTTTTCCCGACAAAACTGGGGTCAAATTCTGCCTCCTGCTCTGTATGTCAATATTTGAAACTTAATGCCAGgtcagacacccccccccccccccaactagaTGTTCTCTGCAAGGTGTGGGCAACATCCCCAAGTGTTCCAGCCCATGGTTGGGTCATAGCTGATTTTTCCCGGTTCCGGGCAAATTGGGGATCTAGTCCCCAGCAGCAAAAGCTGACTCCCCAGCATACCTGCAATTGAGAGCCAAAGCCAGAACTCCCAGAAAACACAGGGAACAAAGGAGCAGGTTAAATGACACCGCGAGGGAGCAAAGAGGCAAATCTCAAATGGGAAATATTCCATAGAACAAAGACCCAGTTTGTCCAACAAACAGatggtaagaagaaaaaaaaaagagagagagagagagagaggggcgcccaggtggctcagttggttaagcatctgacttcggctcaggtcatgatctcacggtttgtgggtttgagccccacatcgagctctgtgctgacagttcagagtctggagcctgcttcagattctgtctctctgcccctctcccgcttgtgctctgtctctcaaaaataaataaacatcaaaaaaaattaaaaaatgacagagttataattaaaaagagagagagagaaaaaaccgTTCTAGTCCGGGGTCCCTGACctttctctgtaaagggccagatagtaactACTTTAGGATTTGCAGGTTGTTATAAGGTGCCTAGAGTTTTTTGTACAAAGCATCAATAATAGTTCACAATCACGCTAGCTGAGATTCCGATACATTCTACGTGCGTGCCCGGCTGTGATACCTGCTTCGTAGGTCGTAACTCATTTAACCCCCGCGACAACTCGACGCGGTGAGGCTGTTACTAAATCCACTTCACACAAGAGGGAGTGCGGGCCCAGGGGGCTGAAGTCACCAACACAAGAGCACAAAGCGATCGAGAAATAATACGAGTTAACGTTCAAACGGGGCCAGTGTTGGCTTATTTCATCTTTCTAACAGCGCTAGGAAGTAGGCAGTTTTCACTCTGTTTCccagatggagaaatggaagcacagagaggggaggcgatgtgtccaaggtcacacagctagtgggtTGCATAATGGGATTCTAGCTCCTGAGTCTGGGTCCTTAACCCACCTTCCCCTACAGTGGTCACACCGTCTCCTGCAACGGGAGTCCTAGGCAGGGCTTAGGATACTAGAATACTCCAGGCCAGATTCCCTTTGAGCTTAAATTTCCATTTACCTGATTCAAAAAGGTAGGCTGAAAAAGCCCTCCTTCCACCTTGTACCCTGGCCCCCAGTTCTCGGACACACACAGATCACTGTTGTGACTAGATCCTTTGTATCCTCCCGGAGTTTCTTCAggcaaacataaatatatattcttattcttaCCCTTTTTATACACTAATGCAGGGGTCAGAAAACTTTAAGTCACAGGCAAGATCTGGCCcattgcctgtttttataaacaaagttTCGATGACAgtcacactcattcattcagttattttCTCTGGTAGCTTTCAAACAGAGCTGAGGGGCGACAGAGACCCTAGGgctgaaaatatttcctatctggccctttaagaaaagaTTGGctgatggggcacttgggtggctcaggcggtgggtgtccgactctagatttcggctcaggtcatgatctctcagggttgtgagtctaagccctgtgctgggctccacgctgggcttgAAGCCTacgtaaggggcgcctgggtggctcagtcagttaaagcatcggactccggctgaggtcacgatctcacagttcgtgagttagagccctgggtcgggctctatgctgaccgctcagagtctggagcctgcttgggattttgtgtctccctatctctctctctctctctgcccctcccctgctcacgctctgtctccctctctctctcagaaataaataaaacattaaaaaaaaattaaaaacaggggcacctgggtggctcagtcacttaagcatctgacttcagctctggtcatgatctcgcggttcgggagttcaagccccgtgaggggctctgagctgacagcttggagcctggagcctgcttcggattctgtgtctccctctctctctgcccctcccctgctcacactctgtctctctgtctttcaagaataaataaacagtaaataaaatgtaaaaaatagataagtaaagttaaaaaatgacGACAACAACACTTGCTGAGCCGCAGACTAAAGGAAGCAGCCAAGCCCATTTTTCCACAGTAAGCATATAGCCCAGAGATCTTGCCAGAGCAGAGCATAAGGAAAGGGCTCACCCTTTTTCACAGCTGTGTAGTATTCCACAACGTGACTATACTTTATGTTTGGCCGCTTCCCCCACCGTGAGACATTTAAGAGGTTACCGAGGTTCCCCTCCTGCCAACAGCGCTGTGACTCGATATCCTTGCCACTTCCCACATGCGTGGCATGTTTGTAGGATACATTTCCAGTAGTGTTTTgcggcaggggggtggggaatacCTGTAACTGAATTCTCTGAAATTAAATGCGGAAGGTGCTGCACACATGGGTATTTTTCCTAGCAGATCCTCCAAGGGCAAAGGGTTGCTGACTGCGGTTGGACCTGGAACCCAAGGGCGGGGACTGGGGTTTGGTCTGAGGGGTCCGGGGCCCGGGGCCCAGGCTGGGCACTAACCAAGGTCATCAGCGAGCCTCCGGCCGTCCTCAGTAGGCACAACACGCTCATCCTCCAGGTCACACTTGTTCCCCACGAGGATGACCTGCGCGTTGTCCCAGGAGTAGGTCTTGATCTGAGTGGCCCTGTGGAGTTTGGGGGCCATTAGGCTAGAGATTGAGGGCCAGGGGGAGAGGGCGAAGGTCAGGGTGCCAGGGGTCAGCAAGCACTCACCAGTCCTGCACAGCGGTGAAGGACTCCTGGTTGGCAACATCATACATGAGCAGGAAGCCCATGGCGCCGCGGTAGTAGGCCGTGGTGATCGTGCGGTAGCGCTCCTGGCCCGCCGTGTCCTAGGAACACAGCAGGGTCAGGCGGCTAGGTGCtactctgctccccaccccacccctgcagggtCCCAAGCGGGGCACCACCCCGTGCTCATAGCCCCGGTCTGCCGGAAGACGTGGCCCTGCCCCTGAGGAATTGCCAGTCTGAGGCGTCAGTGCCTCCCACAGACCAGTGCCTCTCCAAGACCAACGTGGCGACCAGGGTCAGAGAGCGCCATCTTGACGCAGACACCCCGGGGCTCAATACCATGACAATCATCACCAGCAGCCTCGCTGGGAGGGAGAGCATCTCCGAAGAGCGCAGAGGCTCAGCGGGGGGACCCTGGGCTCGCCCCTGCGATGGTACCCAAGCCTCTGCCCCGCTGGTCACCAGGACATCTAACCTGCCTTGGATGGGCACTGTCTGCCCCTCAGACCCCACAGGGCAGGGCCTACCCCCCTCATCTTGATGAATTCATCTCATAGACACTATCCCCCTCCTCTTCACCTCTACCCcaagccccctccccaaccctggacccctccccacagccccacaCCCTATCATGGACATCCTCGGAGGAACCCCAGGCCCTCCCGGCCCGCAGACGGACTCCCGTCCTTCGCCACAGACCCACAACAGCCGCCCGGCCCACCCAGATCTGCAGCTTGATCCTCTTGTCATGGCGATAGACCGTCTTGACCTTGAAGTCAATGCCCACGGTGCTGACGAAGGCAGGTGTGAAGGAGTCGTCCGCGTAGCGGAACAGGAAGGACGTCTTGCCCACGCTGCTGTTGCCGATAAGGAGCAGCTTAAACATGTAGTCGAAGTTCTGGTCTGCTGCATCCCGTGGGCCTGCGGGGGGGTCTCCGGCCGATGCCATCTTGGCAGAGAGCCTGCTGGGGGCGGAAGGGCTGTCGCCCCGCAGAACAATAAAACACCAGGAATGGCTGCGGTGTATACaccagacctggattcaaatcctccCTCTGCCACTTGGAGGCTAAGCGGCCTCCGACGCGTCACTTGCTGTCcgtgggcctcagtgtcctcgtcTGGAAAATGGGGACGTTTATCAAGTGCAAGGGCCCAGGTTGTAGGGGGCACATGGCGTGCCTCCTGTGGCCACTGAGGAACCAGACCCTGCAGAAAGCGCAGGTGTGGACTTTGCCCCACAGTGAGCAGCTGGCTGGGCCCAGGTgtgagatgggggggagggggggcctgcCAGCTGGTGgatagagcccccccccccgcccccgccccgctcccggGCCTGGGTGTTGACTTTGGCAGGGACACCTGCCGTGACACCCCCTCCAAAGCTGGGTTTAACCCCCTCCCTGACCTCCACGGGGAGGGGGGATTTCAGTGGACACAGTCCAGGCTTAAAGCCCAGATCTACCCCCAAATGGGTACTGCCACCTTCTGTTTGTCAAAGGGGTGGGCCCGTCTCCCTCCGGGCAGGGCTGACTCACccgggccccagccccagcctgcagAGGCTGCAGTGACAGTCCCCAACTCCAAGGAAGCCACACAATAAGAACCCTAccaccacccctccacccctgaTCCTGCCTTTCCTGGCAATCTGTCCCCACAGCCGGGCTGCTTCAGCCGCGTCAGGGACCCTCCCTCAGCCCTCACTGCCTCCCTAggcttcagtttccccagctgtctATGGCTACTCCCTGAGCTACACAAGGAGGCGATCCAGGAGGCCTGGTTGAAAGGAAGGCACCCGGGCGGAGGAACCCTTAGCAAAGCTATTTCTCAACTGCCTGTGgggcttttttccattttaaaagaggACCGAACCTGTGCGCTTTCCTGCCCAGCCCTCGGGGCCCCACCCGGTGTTCCGGGAGAACGAGTTCGAGGAGGGGAAGACAAGTGGCAGGAAACCTTTCCCCATGCTGGGCAGGGCCGCCAGGCTGGGGCCcttaccccaccccccagccccagcccacctGTCAGCCTGTGCCACCTCTTCCTGACCATCTGCCCACCCTCGCTCACGCCTGGCACTAGATGGGGGTCCCCGGAGGGCCTGGCCTTGTCCCTCTGCTGGATTCGGGGCGCCCCCGCCGGTGCAGGGGGGCTCAGGAGCTTCCTCCCATC is a window from the Leopardus geoffroyi isolate Oge1 chromosome A2, O.geoffroyi_Oge1_pat1.0, whole genome shotgun sequence genome containing:
- the RAB3D gene encoding ras-related protein Rab-3D isoform X1, whose translation is MASAGDPPAGPRDAADQNFDYMFKLLLIGNSSVGKTSFLFRYADDSFTPAFVSTVGIDFKVKTVYRHDKRIKLQIWDTAGQERYRTITTAYYRGAMGFLLMYDVANQESFTAVQDWATQIKTYSWDNAQVILVGNKCDLEDERVVPTEDGRRLADDLGFEFFEASAKENINVKQVFERLVDVICGRLNSRWSLRNRNQYPRRSRAGGWRFVEFYKQKRSQKLRESRFSGESGVGRGHEPASRLHPETLRRELSAWSFVLLDVVLLCKRFFDVHSAR
- the RAB3D gene encoding ras-related protein Rab-3D isoform X2 encodes the protein MASAGDPPAGPRDAADQNFDYMFKLLLIGNSSVGKTSFLFRYADDSFTPAFVSTVGIDFKVKTVYRHDKRIKLQIWDTAGQERYRTITTAYYRGAMGFLLMYDVANQESFTAVQDWATQIKTYSWDNAQVILVGNKCDLEDERVVPTEDGRRLADDLGFEFFEASAKENINVKQVFERLVDVICEKMNESLEPSSSPGSNGKGPALGDTPPPEPSGCSC